In the Paroedura picta isolate Pp20150507F chromosome 15, Ppicta_v3.0, whole genome shotgun sequence genome, one interval contains:
- the LOC143824661 gene encoding uncharacterized protein LOC143824661 produces MPGTVVLESPAAVAEDSDSGASTNVDFIPGTQEEEERGVAGPPAVRRRIQIQDEVLSEDDEPAGSPPRGALPAEERLARERGRLRRVSVLTSVGERILEHCQEESRRAAAADQAMLSLVAQEGKKFRAILRDSNNSLRESVEEVRMIRRLMERAVAVMEAATPPQITVHVPPPPTPPHHLQHPPHPPPLRMPRPKREGGLFWGRESLNPRTSSPPPSLGQFVWLSVFAVVCSIKFMFLTLSLCTLSSDCAYSGTVVWVGGWRVF; encoded by the exons atgcctgggacggtggtcctcgagtcccctgcagcagtagcagaggacagtgattctggggcgtccacaaatgttg atttcatacccgggacacaggaggaggaggagcgtggggtggctggacctcctgccgtgcgcaggcgtatacagatacaagatg aggtcctttcagaagacgacgagccagctggctcaccacccaggggtgctctcccggctgaggagaggctggccagggaacgcggcaggctgcggcgcgtctccgtcctgactagtgtgggagaaaggatcctggagcactgccaggaggagtccaggcgtgccgctgctgcagaccaggcgatgctctccctcgtggcccaggagggcaaaaaattccgtgccatccttagagactcgaacaactcactacgcgaaagcgtggaggaggttcgaatgataaggaggctgatggagagggcggtcgcggttatggaggcggccacccctcctcagattacagtgcacgtcccccccccacccacacccccccaccacctccagcacccaccccacccaccccctctcagaatgccgcgacccaaacgagaaggaggactgttctggggaagagagtcgttaaacccgcggacaagttctccccctcctagtttgggccagtttgtctggttatctgtgtttgctgttgtctgttcaataaagtttatgtttttgactctgtctctgtgtaccctctctagtgattgtgcctattctggcaccgttgtgtgggttggaggttggagggtgttttaa